The following proteins are co-located in the Aurantiacibacter atlanticus genome:
- a CDS encoding 7TM domain-containing protein, with translation MIGAILLLAFLGVANTNDPFQMPSSLGERAVSYAVWGMKPSNLLMALPIGAFLVVLARSFVGMKAFGLFTPMLIAIAFLQIGPIFGPIVLISAVGVGMLAAPMLLKLRMTRVGFLGVLISFVVFVLAGLQVVLDTELQVDAFPVVVTALVVERWHRQWEKDGAKEAANIALQTLILALLIQFVMVSQVALTLIEISPLVLPGFAGLAIALLGRYRGLRMSEIKRFAPIWLEGRRNANVLTSLDERDGAANENSDEDRDGNRGEDWGGDWGDSGADEQAAMVATPAFPQPRFGQAFIKTPHFALAATSAPEGPFGRDTGNQSAQFDYREIQSALGDRGGARQGGGQDSPERWRGRNYRNNMRHLQLWGTA, from the coding sequence GTGATCGGCGCCATCTTGTTGCTGGCGTTTCTCGGCGTCGCCAATACGAACGACCCGTTCCAGATGCCCTCCTCGCTCGGCGAGCGTGCGGTGTCTTACGCCGTGTGGGGCATGAAGCCATCCAACCTGTTGATGGCGCTGCCCATCGGCGCTTTTCTCGTGGTGCTCGCGCGCAGCTTTGTGGGGATGAAGGCTTTTGGCCTGTTCACACCCATGCTGATCGCCATCGCTTTTCTCCAGATCGGCCCAATCTTTGGCCCGATAGTGCTGATCTCGGCTGTCGGCGTTGGTATGCTTGCTGCACCCATGCTGCTCAAACTGCGCATGACGCGCGTGGGCTTTCTTGGCGTGCTGATTTCCTTCGTGGTGTTCGTGCTGGCTGGCTTGCAGGTTGTCCTCGACACCGAATTGCAGGTTGATGCCTTCCCGGTTGTCGTAACGGCGCTGGTGGTCGAGCGCTGGCACCGCCAATGGGAAAAGGACGGCGCCAAGGAAGCTGCGAATATCGCTCTGCAAACGCTTATCCTCGCGCTGCTGATCCAGTTCGTGATGGTCAGCCAGGTCGCGCTGACGCTGATCGAAATTTCTCCGCTGGTGCTGCCCGGTTTCGCCGGTCTCGCGATTGCCCTGCTCGGTCGATATCGCGGCCTGCGCATGTCGGAGATCAAACGTTTCGCCCCCATCTGGCTTGAAGGAAGACGCAATGCCAATGTTCTCACATCGCTCGACGAACGCGACGGTGCCGCAAATGAAAACAGCGACGAAGACCGCGACGGAAATCGGGGCGAAGACTGGGGTGGAGATTGGGGCGACAGCGGAGCCGATGAGCAAGCTGCCATGGTCGCAACGCCTGCTTTCCCGCAGCCCCGCTTCGGCCAAGCGTTCATCAAAACGCCGCACTTCGCCCTTGCCGCAACCAGTGCCCCAGAAGGGCCATTTGGACGAGATACTGGGAATCAATCTGCGCAATTCGATTATCGCGAAATACAATCCGCGCTGG